TTATTTTAAACTTACGTTCACTTAGTTGATGAATCTTTATATACAACATTAACTTTTCCCCCAAAATCCTAACCTCCACGTAAAATAACAGAATACTATTAGTTTACTAGAAGCTTAGGTTATGATGGCGAAAGTGTAAGAAATAACTTAGCGAAAACTGTCAATTTCATTCTAGCGTTTACAAGGTGTCCATTTTTGGATTCCTGGGTATCAACGAGGCTATCGTTGGACATCTTTACAAATCACAGAACTGCTTGAGGATATATGGGAGTTTCATAACATGGATCCAAATAAAGATGATGTTTACTGGCTGCAGCCAATTGTGGTTAAACGTCATGAAGAAGGAGTAGAGGTCATTGATGGTCAGCAGCGCTTAACGACAGTAATATTGATTGTGAAATATATTCAGTCCATTATTCCTCTTTATCAAGGGCAAGGATATTCCATTCGTTATGAAACTAGGAAAGATAGTGAAAGGTTTATTGCCGATATTCAGAATAAGGAAGAAAGGCGTAATGACAATATAGATTTTTATCATATATATCAGGCTTATGAGACTATTGGTAAATGGTTTAAGGAAAACCCTGAACAGAATGCATTACTTTATATTTGGCAGAGGTTGACAGATCAAGTGAAGGTTCTTTGGTATGAACTGGATTACCAATACGATGGTATTGATTTATTTACTAGGATAAATATTGGAAAAATACCTCTGACGAACGCAGAACTAATCAAAGCGTTATTTTTGAGTAAAAACAACCTAGGGTAAGATAAGGATCAGCACAATTATTTGAAAATGAAGCAAATCGAGCTTGCAACTCAGTGGGATACGATGGAAACGCGTTTACAGAATCCCGATTTTTGGTACTTCCTTCAGTCCACTGAAGACAAATATGAAAATCATGTTGAGTGGTTATTTGAGCTAGTAACGGTTAAATTTCCACATAAGTTAGATGTGCATACTTCTTATCGGACGTTCCATTCGTTCCATGAAGAAATTGAACGTCAAACTGAACTCGGAAAGCCTAGACATCAAGTAGTCGAGGAACTATGGTCACAGATCCAAAAGCTGTATTATCAGTTTAATGAGTGGTTTGATAATAGGGAGCTTTATCATCTGATTGGATACTTATTAGCAAGTGAACATTCAACCTCTATTCAAGAGATACTTAAAAACGCTAAATCAATAAAAAAAGATGAATTTATTGAGTCCTTGTATAATATCATTAGGAACCGTTTGCAAAAATGGGATATTTCGGAGCTTAGCTATGACTCAAATCGTAAACAGGTAAAGGATATTTTACTTTTATTTAATATTTTGACGTTACAGCAAGATCAGCATTCGAAGCAACGTTTTGATTTTGACAGATACAAAAATGAAAAGTGGGATATTGAGCATATTCATGCTATAGAAAGTCAGGCTCTTACCAATCAGGAGGAACAGCTAACCTATGTGCAAGATGCGTTAGCCTATGTAG
This genomic stretch from Pontibacillus halophilus JSM 076056 = DSM 19796 harbors:
- a CDS encoding DUF262 domain-containing protein; translation: MPGYQRGYRWTSLQITELLEDIWEFHNMDPNKDDVYWLQPIVVKRHEEGVEVIDGQQRLTTVILIVKYIQSIIPLYQGQGYSIRYETRKDSERFIADIQNKEERRNDNIDFYHIYQAYETIGKWFKENPEQNALLYIWQRLTDQVKVLWYELDYQYDGIDLFTRINIGKIPLTNAELIKALFLSKNNLG